The following proteins are encoded in a genomic region of Shinella zoogloeoides:
- a CDS encoding GntR family transcriptional regulator — MTIRDIPDAGANAPELSPVSRDMLHEQIYDMLKRNLMMGRFTPGQKLPLRGLAKSLGTSLMPVRDALQRLESVGSVVSTPNRTMMVPIFSTKELQDIRTLRSILESAALERAVENRTDEELEKLKAHVADIFRSAEINDLDLFLEANYHFHMLIAEMSRLSFIAQLLEPLWMHIGPSVRHSVPNEAMFQSSAQNHKDVYDAIVARNARAANEALQRDISEGYNF; from the coding sequence TTGACGATCCGTGACATCCCAGATGCTGGGGCGAACGCGCCGGAACTGTCGCCGGTATCCCGGGACATGCTTCACGAGCAGATCTACGACATGCTGAAGCGCAACCTGATGATGGGCCGCTTCACTCCCGGGCAGAAACTCCCGCTGCGCGGCCTCGCCAAGAGCCTCGGCACCAGCCTGATGCCGGTTCGCGACGCGCTGCAACGGCTCGAAAGCGTCGGCAGCGTGGTCTCCACGCCCAACCGGACCATGATGGTGCCGATCTTCAGCACCAAGGAATTGCAGGATATCCGCACCCTGCGCTCCATCCTCGAAAGCGCGGCCCTCGAGCGCGCGGTGGAGAACCGCACGGACGAGGAACTGGAAAAGCTCAAGGCCCATGTCGCCGACATCTTCCGTTCGGCCGAAATCAACGACCTCGATCTCTTCCTGGAAGCCAATTACCATTTCCACATGCTGATCGCGGAAATGAGCCGCCTCTCCTTCATCGCCCAGCTTCTGGAACCGTTGTGGATGCATATCGGCCCGTCCGTGCGCCATTCCGTACCGAACGAGGCGATGTTCCAGAGCTCCGCCCAGAACCACAAGGACGTCTACGACGCCATCGTCGCCCGCAACGCCAGGGCGGCGAACGAAGCCCTGCAGCGCGATATTTCCGAAGGCTACAACTTCTAA
- a CDS encoding PAS domain S-box protein, producing MLDVEDRYRLLIDAITDYAIYMLDREGRIASWNAGASRFKGYAAEEVLGTHFSRFYRPADRERGLPARALRHAMDEGRFEDEGWHVRKDGSEFWAHVIIDPIHDRNGVLIGFAKITRDLTERRQAEEQLRKAEQQFRLLVQGVTDYAIYMMDAEGRVSSWNAGAERIKGYRPNEIIGQHFSRFFPEDDRNTGVPQQALEAARRDGRYESEGWRLRRDGTRFWANAIIDAIRDDRGQLIGFAKITRDITEKRDAQRALELAREELFQAQKMEALGQLTGGVAHDFNNLLMAIQGSLDLLKKRTTLAPEAQSLIDNALLATQRGASLTQRLLAFSRRQDLDFEPVDLPNLVRDTADMLQRAIGPTIVVTTDFPPDLPPVRTDPNQLINALLNLAINGRDAMPEGGSLFIGARLERDPQATHADLQGAAYICLSVIDAGHGMDPATLKEATAPFFTTKGVGKGTGLGLSMVQGLMAQTNGKLVLRSQEGAGTTAELWLPVMEEPFRKTAPDEARTAAETPPAAATLTVLAVDDDPLVLMNTVMMLEDMGHTVIEATSGAKALAVLAERPIDLLVTDQAMPQMTGSQLSEVVRERWPHIPVILATGYSELPPEARADLLRLSKPFSERQLEDALRRALSASPCPQR from the coding sequence ATGCTCGACGTGGAGGACCGCTACCGGCTCCTGATCGACGCGATCACCGACTACGCCATTTACATGCTCGACCGGGAAGGCAGGATCGCCAGCTGGAACGCCGGCGCGAGCCGCTTCAAGGGTTATGCGGCGGAGGAGGTCCTGGGCACGCATTTTTCCCGCTTCTATCGCCCCGCCGACCGCGAACGCGGGCTTCCGGCACGCGCGCTGCGACATGCCATGGACGAAGGCCGTTTCGAGGACGAAGGCTGGCATGTCCGCAAGGACGGCTCCGAATTCTGGGCCCATGTCATCATCGATCCCATCCACGACAGGAACGGCGTCCTCATCGGCTTTGCCAAGATCACGCGGGACCTTACCGAACGCCGGCAGGCCGAGGAACAGTTGCGCAAGGCCGAGCAGCAGTTCCGCCTTCTCGTGCAGGGCGTGACGGACTACGCCATCTACATGATGGATGCGGAAGGCCGCGTCTCCAGCTGGAACGCCGGCGCGGAGCGCATCAAGGGCTACCGGCCGAATGAGATCATCGGCCAGCACTTCTCCCGCTTCTTCCCCGAGGACGACAGGAATACCGGCGTCCCGCAGCAGGCGCTGGAAGCCGCAAGGCGTGACGGGCGCTACGAATCGGAAGGCTGGCGGCTGCGCCGGGACGGCACGCGGTTCTGGGCCAATGCCATCATCGACGCCATCCGGGACGACCGGGGACAGCTGATTGGTTTTGCCAAGATCACCCGCGACATCACGGAAAAGCGCGATGCGCAGAGGGCGCTCGAACTGGCGCGCGAAGAACTCTTCCAGGCGCAGAAGATGGAAGCGCTCGGCCAGCTCACGGGCGGCGTCGCCCACGACTTCAACAACCTGCTGATGGCGATCCAAGGGAGCCTCGATCTTCTGAAGAAACGCACCACGCTGGCGCCGGAGGCCCAGTCGCTCATCGACAACGCCCTGCTGGCCACCCAGCGCGGCGCGTCGCTGACACAGCGGCTGCTGGCCTTCTCGCGGCGGCAAGACCTCGACTTCGAGCCGGTCGACCTGCCGAACCTGGTACGCGACACCGCCGACATGCTCCAGCGCGCCATCGGCCCGACGATCGTCGTCACGACCGATTTTCCGCCGGACCTGCCGCCCGTCCGCACCGACCCGAACCAGTTGATCAACGCTTTGCTCAACCTTGCGATCAATGGCCGGGACGCGATGCCGGAGGGCGGGTCGCTCTTCATCGGCGCGCGCCTCGAGCGCGATCCGCAGGCGACACATGCGGACCTGCAGGGTGCGGCCTATATCTGTCTTTCCGTGATCGATGCCGGCCATGGCATGGATCCGGCCACGCTCAAGGAAGCGACGGCGCCCTTCTTCACCACCAAGGGCGTCGGCAAGGGAACGGGGCTCGGCCTTTCCATGGTGCAGGGCCTGATGGCGCAGACGAACGGCAAGCTCGTGCTCCGCTCGCAGGAAGGCGCCGGCACGACGGCCGAACTGTGGCTTCCCGTCATGGAGGAACCCTTCCGGAAGACCGCACCCGACGAGGCCCGCACGGCAGCCGAGACCCCGCCCGCCGCGGCCACCCTGACCGTACTTGCGGTTGACGACGACCCGCTCGTCCTGATGAACACCGTCATGATGCTGGAGGATATGGGCCATACCGTCATCGAGGCCACATCCGGCGCAAAAGCGCTGGCCGTGCTCGCCGAGCGGCCTATCGATCTCCTCGTCACCGATCAGGCCATGCCCCAGATGACGGGCTCGCAACTGAGCGAAGTCGTGCGCGAGCGCTGGCCGCACATCCCGGTCATCCTCGCGACCGGCTATTCCGAGCTGCCGCCGGAAGCGCGCGCGGACCTGCTGCGCCTGTCGAAGCCGTTCAGCGAGCGCCAGCTTGAAGACGCCCTGCGGCGCGCCCTCTCCGCCTCTCCCTGTCCCCAACGATAA
- a CDS encoding tartrate dehydrogenase, producing MKTYSIAFIPGDGIGTAVTEAAWAVLEKAASGTFKLSGTTFPWSCAFYKETGAMMPQDGIASLRGFDAILLGAVGWPAEVPDSVSLHGLLLPIRKAFVQYANIRPHRLLPGVEGPLRAEGFDILCIRENTEGEYSGAGGRVHQGTADEVAVETSIFTRTGVERILRFGFEQARARSGRLASVTKSNAQKYSMVFWDEITRQLAAEYPDVEVTSYHIDAMAARMVMAPESLDVVVASNLFGDILTDLGAAIQGGLGFAASANINPDRSAPSMFEPVHGSAPDIAHLGIANPIAAIWSGAMMLDHLGEREAAARVMTAIERTTARGIGVKPGKDRTDAIAAAVIAALD from the coding sequence ATGAAGACCTATTCGATCGCGTTCATCCCGGGCGATGGCATCGGCACGGCCGTAACCGAAGCCGCATGGGCGGTTCTCGAAAAGGCGGCTTCCGGCACCTTCAAGCTCTCAGGCACGACCTTCCCGTGGTCCTGCGCCTTCTACAAGGAAACCGGGGCGATGATGCCGCAGGACGGTATTGCGTCGCTGCGCGGCTTCGACGCCATCCTGCTCGGCGCGGTCGGCTGGCCGGCGGAGGTTCCCGATTCCGTTTCCTTGCACGGCCTGCTGCTGCCGATCCGCAAGGCCTTCGTGCAATATGCCAATATCCGCCCGCACCGCCTGCTGCCGGGCGTCGAAGGCCCGCTGCGTGCGGAAGGTTTCGACATCCTGTGCATCCGCGAGAACACGGAAGGCGAATATTCCGGCGCCGGCGGCCGCGTCCATCAGGGCACGGCGGACGAGGTGGCGGTGGAGACTTCCATCTTTACGCGCACGGGCGTCGAGCGCATCCTTCGCTTCGGCTTCGAGCAGGCGCGCGCTCGCAGCGGCAGGCTCGCCTCCGTCACCAAGTCCAATGCGCAGAAATATTCGATGGTGTTCTGGGACGAGATCACCCGGCAGCTTGCGGCCGAATATCCCGACGTCGAGGTCACCAGCTATCACATCGACGCCATGGCCGCCCGCATGGTGATGGCGCCGGAAAGCCTCGACGTGGTCGTCGCCTCCAACCTCTTCGGCGATATTCTGACGGATCTCGGCGCGGCGATCCAGGGCGGCCTCGGCTTTGCCGCCTCCGCCAATATCAATCCCGACCGCAGCGCGCCCTCGATGTTCGAACCGGTGCATGGCTCGGCGCCCGACATCGCCCATCTCGGCATCGCCAATCCCATCGCCGCCATCTGGTCCGGTGCGATGATGCTCGATCATCTCGGCGAACGCGAAGCCGCCGCCCGCGTCATGACCGCCATTGAGCGCACCACCGCGCGCGGCATCGGCGTCAAGCCGG
- a CDS encoding aspartate aminotransferase family protein, translating into MSGTLSNSLAHADITTTLHPYTDARAHERQGPMIIDHGKGIYIYDDAGKEYIEGLAGLWSVAIGFDEPRLVKAAADQMAKLPYYHTFSHKAHEPSIRLSEKIVEMTPEPLTRVFFTSSGSEANDTMIKMVWYMNNALGRPQKKKFLARTRAYHGITIASGSLTGLPNNHRDFDLPAIPVRHLTCPHFYRFGQPGESEAQFTARLIAEAEAVILEEGPETIAGFIGEPLMAAGGVMPPPAGYWKGIEALCRKYDILLIADEVICGFGRLGTSFGCEHYGFTPDIMVMSKQLTSSYMPLAAVVFSEAVYNAIADNTAKIGTFGHGFTASGHPVATAVGLENLKIIEERDLIGNAARMGAIFQARLAELVDHPLVGEVRGAGLIAGIEMVADKETRRPFAAAGKAGARAFAAGHEHGLIVRAIGDVVALCPPLIITEEQVHETVNRLRKALDDTAKWRAEENLN; encoded by the coding sequence ATGAGCGGCACGCTCTCCAATTCGCTGGCCCATGCGGATATCACGACGACCCTGCATCCCTATACGGATGCCCGCGCCCATGAGCGCCAGGGCCCGATGATCATCGACCACGGCAAGGGCATCTATATCTACGACGACGCCGGCAAGGAATATATCGAGGGCCTTGCGGGCCTCTGGTCGGTCGCCATCGGCTTCGACGAACCGCGCCTCGTGAAGGCCGCGGCCGATCAGATGGCCAAGCTACCCTACTACCACACCTTCAGCCACAAGGCGCACGAGCCTTCCATCCGCCTGTCGGAGAAGATCGTCGAGATGACGCCGGAGCCGCTGACCCGCGTCTTCTTCACCAGCTCCGGTTCGGAAGCCAACGACACCATGATCAAGATGGTGTGGTACATGAACAATGCGCTCGGCCGCCCGCAGAAGAAGAAGTTCCTCGCCCGCACCCGCGCCTATCACGGCATCACGATCGCTTCGGGCAGCCTGACGGGCCTGCCGAACAACCATCGCGACTTCGACCTGCCGGCGATCCCGGTCCGTCACCTGACCTGCCCTCACTTCTATCGCTTCGGCCAGCCCGGCGAGAGCGAGGCGCAGTTCACCGCACGCCTGATCGCCGAAGCCGAAGCCGTTATCCTCGAGGAAGGCCCCGAAACCATTGCCGGCTTCATCGGCGAGCCGCTGATGGCCGCAGGTGGCGTCATGCCGCCGCCGGCCGGCTACTGGAAGGGCATCGAGGCGCTCTGCCGCAAATACGATATCCTGCTCATCGCCGACGAGGTGATCTGCGGCTTCGGCCGCCTCGGCACGAGCTTCGGCTGCGAGCATTACGGCTTCACGCCCGATATCATGGTCATGTCCAAGCAGCTGACCTCGTCCTACATGCCGCTTGCGGCCGTCGTCTTCTCCGAGGCGGTCTATAACGCGATTGCCGACAACACGGCGAAGATCGGCACCTTCGGCCATGGCTTCACCGCTTCCGGCCACCCGGTCGCGACCGCCGTCGGCCTCGAGAACCTCAAGATCATCGAGGAGCGCGACCTCATCGGCAACGCCGCCCGCATGGGCGCAATCTTCCAGGCGCGCCTGGCGGAACTGGTCGATCATCCGCTGGTCGGGGAAGTGCGCGGTGCCGGCCTCATCGCCGGCATCGAGATGGTGGCCGACAAGGAGACCCGCCGTCCCTTCGCCGCTGCCGGCAAGGCGGGCGCCCGCGCCTTCGCCGCCGGCCATGAACATGGCCTCATCGTCCGCGCTATCGGTGACGTCGTTGCCCTCTGCCCGCCGCTCATCATCACCGAGGAGCAGGTGCACGAGACGGTGAACCGCCTGCGCAAGGCGCTTGACGACACCGCCAAGTGGCGCGCCGAAGAAAACCTGAACTGA
- a CDS encoding flavin monoamine oxidase family protein has translation MMTEQPYIGMSRRRLLQMIGLTAGTAAMYQAMTTLGLAAESGYKGPVKLDGDPKGASVLILGAGLAGMLAAMEMRQAGYKVKVLEYNNRAGGRNWTIRGGDTVTELGGFTQKCEFDEGLYINPGPWRIPYHHNGLLAYCRRLGVQLEPFQQINHNALLHSTKGFGGKPQRVRDVKIDFQGHVSELLAKVTQKGKLEEGVGKEDQEILLEALRSWGALDKDYKYAKGAVSGEFRGYEKDPGGGLGAEPVPGEPLAFKELLSSGLWGALANFALYEFQTTMFQPVGGMGRIGDAFAKEVKDLITFNAKVVKIEQGDKGVTVTYEDTSKPGETHTESADWCVCTIPLTILSQIDIQVSDKMKAAIGAVPYASSVKVGLQMKRRFWEEDDLIFGGVTYTDLPITNISYPSTDFNKGGKGVLLGCYTWNGPASYEFSALEPQERVKKAVEQGMIIHPQYKDEFENGVSWAWHRSPFTLGCAGDWTDEARKEHYDNLCEIDGRIVLAGEHASYIPAWQEGAILSSINAIERLHKRVMQG, from the coding sequence ATGATGACTGAACAACCCTATATCGGCATGAGCCGGCGCCGGCTGCTGCAGATGATCGGCCTGACGGCCGGCACCGCGGCCATGTACCAGGCGATGACGACGCTCGGCCTTGCCGCCGAGTCCGGCTACAAGGGGCCGGTGAAACTCGACGGCGATCCCAAGGGCGCCTCGGTCCTGATCCTCGGCGCCGGCCTTGCCGGCATGCTGGCGGCGATGGAAATGCGCCAGGCCGGCTACAAGGTGAAGGTTCTCGAATACAACAACCGCGCGGGCGGCCGGAACTGGACGATCCGCGGCGGCGACACCGTGACGGAACTCGGCGGCTTCACGCAGAAATGCGAGTTCGACGAAGGCCTCTACATCAATCCGGGCCCCTGGCGAATTCCCTATCATCACAATGGCTTGCTCGCCTATTGCCGCCGGCTCGGCGTACAACTCGAGCCGTTCCAGCAGATCAATCACAATGCGCTCCTGCATTCCACCAAGGGATTTGGCGGCAAGCCGCAGCGCGTGCGCGACGTGAAGATCGACTTCCAGGGCCATGTCTCCGAACTGCTCGCCAAGGTCACGCAGAAGGGCAAGCTCGAAGAGGGCGTCGGCAAGGAAGACCAGGAGATCCTGCTCGAGGCGCTCCGGTCCTGGGGTGCGCTCGACAAGGACTACAAATATGCCAAGGGCGCGGTCTCGGGCGAGTTCCGCGGCTACGAGAAGGATCCGGGCGGCGGCCTCGGCGCCGAGCCGGTCCCCGGCGAGCCGCTGGCCTTCAAGGAGCTGCTCTCCTCCGGCCTCTGGGGCGCACTTGCCAACTTCGCGCTCTACGAGTTCCAGACCACCATGTTCCAGCCGGTCGGCGGCATGGGCCGGATCGGCGACGCCTTCGCCAAGGAGGTCAAGGACCTCATCACCTTCAACGCGAAGGTGGTGAAGATCGAGCAGGGCGACAAGGGCGTGACCGTCACCTACGAGGACACGAGCAAGCCCGGCGAGACCCATACGGAAAGCGCCGACTGGTGCGTTTGCACGATCCCGCTCACCATCCTCAGCCAGATCGACATCCAGGTCTCGGACAAGATGAAGGCGGCCATCGGCGCGGTGCCCTATGCATCGTCGGTCAAGGTCGGCCTGCAGATGAAGCGCCGCTTCTGGGAAGAAGACGATCTCATCTTCGGCGGCGTTACTTATACGGATCTGCCGATCACCAATATTTCCTACCCCAGCACCGACTTCAACAAGGGCGGGAAGGGCGTGTTGCTCGGCTGCTATACCTGGAACGGTCCGGCGTCCTACGAGTTCTCGGCGCTGGAGCCGCAGGAACGCGTCAAGAAAGCTGTCGAGCAGGGCATGATCATCCATCCCCAATACAAGGACGAGTTCGAGAACGGCGTGTCCTGGGCATGGCACCGCTCTCCGTTCACCCTCGGCTGCGCCGGCGACTGGACGGACGAAGCCCGCAAGGAACACTACGACAATCTCTGTGAGATCGATGGCCGCATCGTTCTTGCCGGGGAGCACGCGTCGTACATTCCGGCGTGGCAGGAAGGCGCGATCCTCTCCTCGATCAACGCCATCGAGCGCCTGCACAAGCGGGTGATGCAGGGTTGA
- a CDS encoding c-type cytochrome has protein sequence MRVFTALFPMSLALAVASGAFAQDAELGQKVFNKCKACHVADQETNRVGPSLKGVIGRTAGTYAGYSYSPAMKEAGEGGLVWNDESLTNYLRKPKDVVPKTKMAFAGLKTDEDIANVIAYLKQFSQNQ, from the coding sequence ATGCGTGTTTTTACCGCCTTGTTCCCCATGTCTCTCGCCCTCGCTGTCGCATCCGGCGCCTTCGCGCAGGATGCCGAACTGGGCCAGAAGGTCTTCAACAAATGCAAGGCGTGCCACGTCGCCGATCAGGAAACCAACAGGGTCGGTCCGTCCCTGAAAGGGGTGATCGGGCGCACGGCAGGCACCTATGCCGGCTACAGCTATTCCCCGGCCATGAAGGAGGCGGGGGAAGGCGGTCTCGTGTGGAACGACGAGAGCCTGACCAATTACCTGCGCAAGCCGAAGGATGTCGTCCCGAAGACCAAGATGGCCTTCGCGGGGCTCAAGACCGACGAGGACATCGCCAATGTCATCGCCTATCTGAAGCAGTTTTCCCAGAACCAGTGA
- a CDS encoding RidA family protein encodes MKFMTGAIVLSTLMATAGGALAAEVTRHKIPNSDFPIAQAVEIPAGMTTVYVSGALASVADEKAPKGSIEAYGDTKTQTVSALQSIEKTLAGMDLKMSDVVKMQVFLVGDPSKESKMDFKGFMEGYTQFFGTKEQPNLPARSVFQVAGLAGPGFLVEIEVIAARP; translated from the coding sequence ATGAAATTCATGACGGGTGCGATCGTTCTTTCGACATTGATGGCAACGGCCGGCGGTGCCCTGGCGGCAGAGGTGACGCGTCACAAGATCCCGAACTCGGATTTCCCCATTGCGCAGGCGGTCGAGATTCCGGCCGGCATGACGACCGTCTATGTCAGCGGTGCGCTGGCTTCGGTCGCCGACGAGAAGGCGCCGAAGGGCTCGATCGAAGCCTATGGCGATACCAAGACGCAGACCGTCTCGGCGCTTCAGTCGATCGAGAAGACGCTTGCCGGCATGGATCTGAAGATGAGCGACGTGGTGAAGATGCAGGTCTTCCTCGTCGGCGATCCTTCCAAGGAGAGCAAGATGGACTTCAAGGGCTTCATGGAAGGATATACCCAGTTCTTCGGCACCAAGGAGCAGCCCAACCTGCCGGCGCGCTCGGTGTTCCAGGTGGCCGGCCTTGCCGGTCCCGGCTTCCTCGTCGAGATCGAGGTGATCGCCGCCCGCCCCTGA
- the mmsB gene encoding 3-hydroxyisobutyrate dehydrogenase, whose protein sequence is MNSIAFIGLGHMGGPMAANLVKAGHAVRGFDLSAVSLDLARENGVATVASIGEAVSGVDLVITMLPAGTHVLSVWQELVAIVPSGTLLIDCSTIDMASARKAHALAEAHGCPALDAPVSGGTGGASAGTLTFMVGGDAGVFAGAKPVFEAMGRKIIHCGAASAGQAAKICNNMILGISMIAVGEAFVLGERLGLSHQALFDVASVSSGQCWSLTTYCPVPGPVPTSPANHDYEPGFAAALMLKDLKLSQAAAEDTGTVTPLGAGAAALYQRFADEGAGAKDFSAIIAMLREGPAAG, encoded by the coding sequence ATGAACTCCATCGCATTCATCGGCCTCGGTCATATGGGCGGCCCGATGGCCGCAAATCTCGTGAAGGCCGGCCATGCCGTGCGCGGCTTCGACCTTTCCGCCGTCTCGCTCGACCTGGCGCGGGAAAACGGCGTGGCGACCGTCGCCTCCATCGGCGAGGCGGTTTCGGGCGTGGACCTCGTCATCACCATGCTGCCGGCCGGAACGCATGTGCTTTCGGTGTGGCAGGAGCTCGTCGCCATCGTGCCGTCAGGCACGCTGCTCATCGATTGCTCCACCATCGACATGGCGAGCGCCCGCAAGGCCCATGCGCTGGCCGAGGCGCATGGCTGTCCGGCGCTCGATGCGCCCGTCTCGGGCGGCACCGGGGGCGCTTCGGCCGGCACGCTCACTTTCATGGTGGGGGGCGATGCCGGGGTCTTTGCCGGGGCAAAGCCGGTCTTCGAGGCGATGGGCAGGAAGATCATCCATTGCGGCGCTGCCTCCGCCGGCCAGGCGGCGAAGATCTGCAACAACATGATCCTCGGCATCAGCATGATCGCCGTGGGCGAGGCCTTCGTGCTCGGCGAACGGCTCGGCCTTTCGCATCAGGCGCTGTTCGACGTCGCCTCGGTCTCGTCGGGGCAATGCTGGTCGCTGACCACCTATTGCCCGGTGCCGGGGCCCGTCCCGACCTCGCCCGCCAACCACGATTACGAACCGGGCTTCGCCGCGGCGCTGATGCTGAAGGACCTGAAGCTGTCGCAGGCGGCGGCGGAGGATACCGGCACGGTGACCCCGCTCGGCGCCGGGGCGGCGGCGCTCTACCAGCGATTCGCCGACGAAGGGGCGGGCGCGAAGGATTTTTCCGCCATCATCGCCATGCTGCGGGAGGGGCCTGCCGCCGGCTAG
- a CDS encoding cytochrome c, translating into MSKDRKYAWGLATLFSVSLVALSTGTALADSAGATLSQGDTFSEKTGEAIYSNVCQACHMPEGAGAVGAGKYPPLAKNENLESAGYPIYVILHGQKGMPPVGQMMTDEQVAAVVNYVRTHFGNDYKDAATAEDVKDAR; encoded by the coding sequence ATGTCGAAAGATAGAAAATACGCCTGGGGGCTTGCGACGCTCTTCTCCGTGTCGCTGGTCGCCCTTTCCACGGGAACCGCGCTGGCGGATTCGGCCGGTGCGACGCTCAGCCAGGGCGACACCTTTTCCGAAAAGACCGGCGAGGCGATCTACTCCAATGTCTGCCAGGCCTGTCACATGCCTGAGGGCGCGGGGGCTGTCGGGGCGGGGAAATATCCGCCGCTCGCCAAGAACGAGAACCTCGAATCGGCGGGCTACCCGATCTATGTCATCCTGCACGGCCAGAAGGGCATGCCGCCCGTCGGGCAGATGATGACGGACGAGCAGGTCGCTGCCGTGGTGAACTATGTCCGGACCCATTTCGGCAACGACTACAAGGATGCAGCAACGGCCGAGGACGTGAAGGACGCGCGCTGA
- a CDS encoding enoyl-CoA hydratase/isomerase family protein, which yields MPSTSETLIDRTGSLGRIRLNRPKALNSLTLAMVRDIENALDAFEADPAVAAVLLTGEGERGLCAGGDIRMIYDGGRAGSPEPVDFWREEYRMNARLARLAKPYVAFMDGIVMGGGVGVSVYGSHRIVTERTRFAMPETGIGFFPDVGASWFLTRRNDELGTYAALTGEQLAAGDVIAFGLADSHVPSERLPALAEKLSSLPATASHADVSAAIAAFAETLTPGEITGQRALIDRLFAFDTVEAIFAALERDGTDFAARALGILRMKSPLSLKVTLRLLRLGRKETALEACLEREFAATATVLRSHDFYEGVRAAVVDKDRNPRWRPAQLADVTEQDVAAFFEPAAKPLFAGATGKGERP from the coding sequence ATGCCCTCCACATCTGAGACCCTGATCGACCGGACAGGTTCGCTCGGCCGCATCCGGCTCAACCGGCCGAAGGCGCTCAACAGCCTGACGCTTGCGATGGTGCGCGACATCGAAAACGCGCTGGACGCCTTCGAGGCCGATCCCGCGGTCGCCGCCGTGCTTCTCACCGGCGAGGGCGAGCGCGGGCTCTGCGCGGGCGGCGATATCCGCATGATCTATGACGGCGGCAGGGCCGGCTCGCCGGAGCCCGTCGATTTCTGGCGCGAGGAATATCGCATGAATGCGCGCCTCGCCCGGCTGGCAAAGCCCTATGTCGCCTTCATGGACGGCATCGTCATGGGTGGCGGGGTCGGCGTTTCGGTCTATGGCAGCCATCGCATCGTCACGGAGCGGACGCGGTTCGCCATGCCGGAGACCGGCATCGGCTTCTTCCCCGATGTCGGCGCCTCGTGGTTCCTGACGCGGAGGAACGATGAGCTCGGCACCTATGCCGCGCTCACCGGCGAACAGCTTGCGGCGGGTGACGTGATCGCCTTCGGCCTTGCCGACAGCCATGTGCCTTCGGAGCGCCTGCCGGCACTGGCCGAAAAGCTGTCCAGCTTGCCGGCCACCGCCTCCCATGCCGATGTCTCGGCCGCCATTGCCGCCTTCGCGGAAACACTGACGCCGGGAGAGATCACCGGGCAGCGGGCGCTGATCGACCGGCTCTTCGCCTTCGACACGGTGGAGGCGATTTTCGCGGCGCTGGAGCGGGACGGAACGGATTTCGCCGCAAGGGCGCTCGGCATCCTGCGGATGAAATCGCCGCTCAGCCTGAAGGTGACATTGCGCCTGTTGCGCCTCGGGCGGAAGGAAACCGCGCTGGAAGCCTGCCTGGAACGGGAATTCGCTGCCACGGCGACGGTGCTGCGCAGCCACGATTTCTACGAGGGCGTCAGGGCCGCCGTGGTCGACAAGGACCGCAATCCGCGCTGGCGCCCGGCGCAACTGGCCGACGTCACCGAACAGGACGTCGCCGCCTTCTTCGAGCCGGCGGCAAAGCCGCTCTTTGCCGGCGCAACGGGAAAAGGAGAACGCCCATGA